The following is a genomic window from Drosophila busckii strain San Diego stock center, stock number 13000-0081.31 chromosome 2L, ASM1175060v1, whole genome shotgun sequence.
taacaactaATTAACAACATTATTGATATATATGGAACATAACTTATAAGCATAAGAATTTATACCTAaacagcatttgttgttgttgttacattaCAAGAGTAAATTTTTTGCTAGTGTCGAAAGCTGAAATAAAATCATTATAGTTACAAgcgtataataatatattttttatgcagtaCTAAAAAACCAAAGTTAAGCTAAGTAAGTGtcagctttaataatttagtaaacattttataataaggcacacacacacacacacactctaacacacacacacacattttgaaATCTCTTTAATAAAGCCATCACTACTCAAAACTATCAACTCTTATAATTCCAAGCTAAGCTTCCCTATTTGCCATAACATTTCAGTGAGAATTATAATGCTTCCAATTCACTCAAGTCTTTAAAgtttactatatataattttgcttatCTCTACGACacgccaaaaaaaagaaaaaaacaaacgtatattgtttttgtatttttgtctGCTAAGTTAATTGCCTTAAGTTTGGCGATTAACAACTACCAGTGCCttaaataaaaccaaaacaacacAAACTACACTTTAATTtccatatatttatttattatcgaAAACTTTTGTGGCGCCTCTCGTTAGCTTATTACGTTTTGCATGTGCGTGCGTTGCAATCAAAGTTCAACTAATTATGGGTTAAACTATTGTAagtatgttttatatattgatttcTGATCTGGTCCATTCCAAAAAGTCGAGCACTCCTTTTACAATTCCAACCACCTGACCTGGCATGAAATAtgagtaaaaaattaaaactaattaatttgcaaagctgttcaaaaaaaaaaacctcaacatgaaacacaaaacaaaacgcactGAATTCAAATCGATCGCGACTtgagcattaattaataacaacaaagggGAGAAAAAAATCTGTGTTCCTGCTCCTAGCTCCCTGCACTTCCagcattgattgattgattgattgactaGCCTAGTCTAAGTACTCAGTATGTAAGTAGCCACAACTTccacacataaacataaacataaacaaattaaatgctatgTAACTACgtaatacacacatacatacatacatatactacGAGCTTTGTTTAAAGGGAATCAGCATTATATAAAGCCTCGCATTAGATGTGCTGCTAACTGAGCGACCTCctaaagaaaaagaaaatccattgcaacttgaacttgaacactttttgaaaacaatttgtaattttccATTTGAACTTTAACCCTTCAGCTGTTcaagcaaaagtaaacatAAGCACAGTCCAGGGCACATTTTGATACCAAAACACTGGGCTGACATTTTGATAAACAAATCGTATTTAAGCGAGGCAGAGAGAAGCAAAGtcaagtaaaatatttgtcaagtgttcaatgcaaacaaaattcatagacaaatgtaaataatacaaTCTATATGAATATAATCATGTTTAGATtcttaatattgtttaatgagcaacaaataaaagctagcaaattataattacgcTCATACGGCTaaccatatacatacaaacaaatacatgcatacataattaaatagaaCTGCACgttaacaaaaacattttgcatcacttaaacaaaaaatattcaaatcagcaaacaattgaaattgaaagtgcGGCATATGAAGTTCATATTGATATAAGGGCGCTTGCGAGTTCCACCCTGAAATTTTTGGAggattacaaattacaaataataataatatttaatagaacGTAACGTAAAACGCAAAACATTTCTTGTATAAagtggcaacaaattaatttattagctataattaaatatattgaagattactttttaatattagCTTGAAGTTGaagagcaaaaataaatctataatGAATAACTTTATAGTATATACTATGTGCTCTATGTACGAGCATATTGTAATCTGATTCACAGAACTGGCAAAatcacaataaacaaaattatatacaaatatatgtaaatgtatcttgctataaataacaaaatttaatacataaacaaattaccaagcaaacaatataaaattacttagtaactataaaattatttccaaagaaaagaaaacaattcaAGTTGTGAGTAAAGCAGTTTttctattcaaaatataaactttgattttcaactaatttccatctaataaaataaaaataaatttattgatataatAGCAGCAACGCCCATAatcataaaatgcaatttgatagCAAAAATACTTCAAgtattttttacaatatttcaatatgaaatttaattcaaaaaaaattttccaAAGACTCCTACTTTTGTTTCTAAGCCACTttatgaaatgcaaaatagtttgattacaaaaaaaaaaaacaagaaactactttatatatattaataaatttatgcatatgacaaatatatatgcacgCCTGAAATTTCCCTAATTCAAATTCTAATTGAAAAAGAAActattattaaagcaaaaataaaaaaaaaaaaaataatgggtgaaataaaaaccaaaaaaatatataaaactatttgtgcaaatatcaatccaaaacaaaatttatatgaaatattttttacgtaaatatattgtaaaaaataaaataaaatgaaatgaataatgataatgcatatgtaaatagttAATGATATCTTCAatagatttgtttttataactGTTACCATTTGAGTtgaacaaatgaaaatacttTAGAATTATAATACAACTACTGGCCTAAGTTTGTGTGGTTTCcctttggttttgttttatatatttagtgaTTGGTTTAAAATacgattaaaaaaaatacgagTATGTAGTTAAATGAACGCTATATTGCGCATAAAaccaattgaaaataaatgaaaactttaCATTATGAAAAACGTGTGTTTTCAATAGCAAAGAGAAGAGACAGAGGGATGATTGTAGGGTTAAGCGCAAATCACTGCGCTCATTGCAGTGTTAAGCTTGTTTTTGTACAGagaacaacaagcacaacaactgTTACTGATATACGCACGTGTGCACTTACACACGCAGGCAGCGGTCAATTCGAgagtgcatatgtatgtataggtgcgctgcttgcatttaattcaaagcAGGTACGTTAACTttaaagagagagcgcagcagcaaagctacAGAGAGAGCATTTCGCTCACTTACTTCGCCGACGACAGCCGCAACTCGCCCGCCCACGAGAGTCGGAGATCTGCTGATCATTTGTATTGTCTAAGTATTCGCCAAAGCGCGCTCAAGCCGGTTCAGTGACTGCTTGCTCTCTCGACTAAGTTCAGTTCAATTTGGGAAGCCGGTGTGACAAGTGCAATTCTGCTGCGGTGCGCTGATATTGAAAGTGAAAATAgctgtaatattttattgcttcaaTTAGTgcattgaataattaaatttattgcaaacatgccaatgcaaattaaaaacgttCTCGTCTGCGATGCAGTTGATAAGTCTTGTGTTGAGCTGTTACAAGAACATGGCATCAAtgtaagtacacacacacacagagctaaGCACATATGTGcgtttatatgtgtatatactaAGCTTGTGGCTTTTTGCGCTTCTTCTTTATGCAGGTGACTTACAAACTGAAGCTGCCGGTTGATCAGCTTTGCAAGGAAGTGAAGGTGAGTgcgaaaacaaattgcataacataagcaaagcaaagaataaagcgcacatacataaatacatatgtatgtgtgtaaagtatatatgtgtgtaagcAATAGGCTTATACATGTAAGTGCATAGCAACTAAAAGTAATTCGAGTGCGCTTTGTCTCTCTCACAAATACTTATCAGCATGTGCagttatacatatgtgtgtatgtatttatacaaTGTATAATGACAAACAAGTTGTTGTCAAGCGTGCAGtcaattaatgcaattgaTAGCGTCTGTCATATTTATTGTaacttgtaaacaaatttacgcATAAACAAACTTGTTTTCATTTCGAGTGCTTAAAACTAAGTAAAAGTCTTCTTGTTTCACTTACAACTATGagatatgcataaaaattaaaacaaaacttcaAACATCAAATCAACGTAAACTGCATAGCAGTTGctcttcaaatttaaatatataggcatatttatttatttatgccataaATGGGGCACTTCATCCAATCCTTGGGCGTCCAGCGTAGACTTGCGTAGTCAATGCGAAGCTGTCGCTGCTTCAAGTTGGCACAGTGCTGctcaattatttgcttattaatgcaaatgatATGCTGACCTTTGTAGTAGGTCAGCAGGTCAAGGTTAGTTAGCGTATAAATGACATCCTCCTCCTTAATAGCTGTGCGTTCGGATATATCATTTATGTTAAGGCTGGGCCTGCCATAGTTCAGATTCTTGCTCTCGCTTATGATCAGCTCCAGTATAGTCTGCGCCCAATAGGAGCGATAGGAGAGCAGCCCCAAATCCGACAAAGGCTTCTCCGGCGTTCCTGTTCTGCCCTCGGATTTGCACAGCGCATAGCTGAACTCGATGAGCAGCTTGCCGTAGCCTTTGCGCTGATAAGGCGGCAAGGTCAGCAGGCAGGCGAGATTGAAGTCCGCCAGGCTGAATTTCTCCTTGCTAAAGTAGCCCACAATGTGAAAGCCACGCTCATCAAATTCAGTCATTATATAGAATAGAAACGGATCCGTATCAAAGTCCAGCATCTTGTGATCCAGAAACAGTTTGGCCAGCAAACTCAAATTGCGTGCATAGACTTTGCTCTTGCGTCCATCGATTTCAAAGAAGCTAATGCTGTCCTTGCGATAGATTTCCTGCCCCGGCGGATGCTTCAGCGTGCACTTGGACAAATGTCTGCCCAGGCTAAAGCGACTGGCGGCATATTTCAAGCAAAATTcacacaaataaatgcacTCCAGCTTGCAAAGTTGCTCCGGATAGGGCGAGAAGTACCAGGGCCGCATGCGATAGCGTCCCAGCTCAATCAGCTGCACATTCTTCATCGGCGCCAAATCCTTTGCTTCAAGCTCCTCAGCCTCCTTGGCTTGCTTGCGGCTCTGCTGCTTGGGAAACTGCACCTTGCTTAGATCCAACTCGCACTCAGTCACCCATTCGTCCAGGCGTCTATTGCAGTCCACATAGTGCACATAAAATTGTCGCTTGCCCTGCGACTCCTTCACGCTCATGATCTCCGCCAGCTGCCACTGGCCGCACTCACGCATGCGCACAGGCAGGCGACAGTCCTTAAACAGTGAAGCCGCAAAATCTTTGGCTTTATTCTTAGTGGCACTCATGCttcacattaatttatttagggTTAAGCTCAATTTGCATGCACGTGCTGCACTCTAATTGGAACTAGTTCTTTTTAACCCacgcatatttaaattgataattaGTTTGTGTTTGAAATTtggtttaaatttaatatttaacttaaatattttgaggaCACCACAAGActtacattatttaattaaaaaagcaacagcacttatatataaaattgcttaaaaacattttcaaaacaGTGTTGCAGCTCTAATTGAAACTTATCGATCGCATTTCGATAAACTCGAAAGCTGCTTTAAGTAAACAAGTTCCGCAAAGTGCCCACGCAttcaagtaaatttatttaaattaactaaagtgGCCCAAAATGGCTTCTAGGAATTCTCATACAGTCTGTCTCGTTAGGATAATCATGCACGGCTTCGGCTTCTGTTTCCAACTTGTTGCAGAACTTTGATGCCGCCATTGTGCGCTCGGATACGAAAATAACCGCGGAAGTgctcgctgctggcgctggcagccTTAAGGTCGTGGGACGTGCTGGAGCTGGGGTGGACAACATCGATGTGGCTGCAGCCACCAAGCATAATGTGGTGGTGCTCAAGTAAGTACTCCCCGCCAGAGATTCAAGCAAGCTACGCTGCTTGCATAATTAGTGAGGAGTGGGCCCAGGGCACTAAGCCCGGtagcatatttgcataaagcTGTGTCTAGTCACAACAAGTGGCCCACTCCAGTGTCGAGTAATTATTTTGGGCATTTTGGCTCACTTGATGTTTGTGTTCTCCAACAGCACGCCAGGCGGCAATTCGATATCGGCTTGTGAGCTGACATGCATTCTAATTGGCGCTCTGGCGCGTCCCGTTGTGCCCGCTGGCCAGAGCATGAAGGAAGGTCGCTGGGACCGGAAGCTCTACAGCGGCAGCGAGCTGTATGGCAAGACTTTGGCAGTGCTGGGACTGGGACGCATTGGACGTGAAGTGGGCATACGCATGAAGACCTGGGGCATGAGAGTAAGCCTTTTGGGTTATGCCCAACAGCGGCGACGGCAATTGACAGTTCTATTCCAATTAACAGATTATTGGCTATGATCCCATAACAACAGAGGCGGAGGCCAAGGCCGCAGGCATTGAGAAAATGACGCTGGAGCAGATTTGGCCACTGGCTGATTACATTACAGTGCATACGCCGTTGATTCCAGCAACCAAAAGTGAGTGcatgtataaataaacttaattagttgctaattgtttgtttgccacagATCTCATCAATGCCAGCACTTTGGCCAAGTGCCGAAAGGGCGTCAAGGTCATCAATGTGGCACGCGGCGGTATAATCGATGAGCAGGCTGTGCTGGATGCTCTGGAGAGTGGACAATGCGCTGGCGCTGCCTTTGATGTGTTCCCCGAGGAGCCGCCCAAGTCAGCAGTGACCAAGGCGCTTGTTGCGCATCCCAAGGTGGTGGCCACGCCTCATTTGGGCGCCAGCACTGGCGAGGCGCAAGTGCGTGTCGCCGTCGAGGTGGCCGAGCAGTTCATCGCTCTCAATGGCAGCTCACCCAAGTACACCAGCACCGCTGGCGTCATTAACAAGGAGGCGCTTGCTCATTATCAGTAAATTACACGAATTTacaatgaaatgcatttataaatattattttatattttatgtatggcaagtaatttgataagcaacttttgctttggccatggctttgcttttgcacagcctttaatattaataaacatttttttgtacacAAAGCTCTTGCCTTTGAGTTCATTTCAATGTTgcctaaaattaattattgctgcgcatattaattagtttaaaataacaaaaacaatgaattTCGTAGAATATTTTGCatgaatatgaatttaaatttacgctCACTGCTGAAATTGATGGGACTTTTTGTTCTAGcggcttattaaataaatgtacgcATGGCAACTAAACTGCCAATTACAGGATTACAAACACAAAAGATAGTTCCCAGCTCCCTGTTCTGTGCGTTTCCGTTGCCGCTGGGGCTGACTATTTGAAATGGATTCTGatgttgccacttgccacattttaaattcaacGTGGGCGCACACGCCGCGACGCTCTAACTGAATTTCAAGGCTAATGCCAAGCCAAATACTTTGCACTTGACCCCTAACAATGGAACAATCAGCGCAAATACTTAAAAGTGGATTCAACAAATAATAAGCTGCCAACTACTGAGTTggataattaaattaaattaaacatatatatatattttttatataaaatgggTAAATATAATGTAATGTGTGCATCagaattaaatgtaattagcaCAAAAGCTTTGCTCAACGAGCAAAAgtattaattaagctgcatAATCGAAATCCAATACAGTGAACGCTGGCAAATGAAAAGttcaaatacatacaaattaaataagcttcAAATCAGCGTAATAAAAGCTGTTTATTGTCTAATcaataagtttaattttaaaaacaaattttaatattctgCTTTAGAGCACATTTAGACAAGCtctacatttattaataaattaattttttaaagttaaagcaatttacatttaaatacaactaaatacaagaagtaaaatttaaataatgctttaaatttaaaagcacataatataattttaaatttaaagctagtGCCACTTAAATCAAATAGCTTTTCATAGCGAGCGTTCACTGTAAGTGTTAATGctgtatttttgaaaaaataacaatttggcaaattgAGAACGTATCACtcttaattaaacttttgcaatagCCAAACCCTTGCAatgagagagtgagcgagatcCGCATGGCTGCTAGCCTTCAAACAATTgtacgtccgtccgtccgtcagTCAGCATGACCACAGCAACAGTAAAGGCAAATTTAAGccacagcgcagcagcgccagcaacagctcctgccagtcagtcagtcatagTCATTTCATTTTTGGCGCGCGGCTCAACGAGCCGAACCAGCAATCCAACCCAATGCCAGTGCCACCCACTTGGATAGCAGCCGACGAGCAGACCGAAGCTGTTGCACACATAAAAGCGAGC
Proteins encoded in this region:
- the LOC108594370 gene encoding D-3-phosphoglycerate dehydrogenase, which encodes MPMQIKNVLVCDAVDKSCVELLQEHGINVTYKLKLPVDQLCKEVKNFDAAIVRSDTKITAEVLAAGAGSLKVVGRAGAGVDNIDVAAATKHNVVVLNTPGGNSISACELTCILIGALARPVVPAGQSMKEGRWDRKLYSGSELYGKTLAVLGLGRIGREVGIRMKTWGMRIIGYDPITTEAEAKAAGIEKMTLEQIWPLADYITVHTPLIPATKNLINASTLAKCRKGVKVINVARGGIIDEQAVLDALESGQCAGAAFDVFPEEPPKSAVTKALVAHPKVVATPHLGASTGEAQVRVAVEVAEQFIALNGSSPKYTSTAGVINKEALAHYQ
- the LOC108594369 gene encoding histone acetyltransferase Tip60, producing MSATKNKAKDFAASLFKDCRLPVRMRECGQWQLAEIMSVKESQGKRQFYVHYVDCNRRLDEWVTECELDLSKVQFPKQQSRKQAKEAEELEAKDLAPMKNVQLIELGRYRMRPWYFSPYPEQLCKLECIYLCEFCLKYAASRFSLGRHLSKCTLKHPPGQEIYRKDSISFFEIDGRKSKVYARNLSLLAKLFLDHKMLDFDTDPFLFYIMTEFDERGFHIVGYFSKEKFSLADFNLACLLTLPPYQRKGYGKLLIEFSYALCKSEGRTGTPEKPLSDLGLLSYRSYWAQTILELIISESKNLNYGRPSLNINDISERTAIKEEDVIYTLTNLDLLTYYKGQHIICINKQIIEQHCANLKQRQLRIDYASLRWTPKDWMKCPIYGINK